The Sorangiineae bacterium MSr11954 DNA segment GAGGGGCGAAGCGAAACGCTGCCGAGCGCGTCGGCCAGCACGCGAACGGGACCATGCTCGCTCGTGGTGGTGATGGCCTGCTGGCTCGCGGCCGTTTCGGCCGGCTTGTCGACCACACTGCTTCCGCAGGCCGCGGTGGCCATGGACGCGAGCATCGATGCGCAGGCGAAGAGCAAAATGGAAAAACGGCGAGTCATTCTCGATCTCCTTCGCCGTTCATCCTTGGGGCGAAAGGGCTCGAATGCTCGCCGCTTTACCGTTCTTTACGGCCCGTTAAGGGCGCTGGCGCGACACTTGCTCTTTTAGCCCGGAGGCGTCCAGAGGCTCTTTTCCTTCAGGTACGTCTCCGTGAAGCGCGCGGCCGTCTCGTACGACGTTCGCAGATCGGAGATGAACTTCTCCTCCGCCAGCGCGCCGACCATGAAGATCTTCACCTCGACGTGAACCTTGGCGACGCGCGCGATGTGCTTGTCGCCCAGCTTCTCCGTGTGGAGCGAGCCATGGACGTGGACCTTGTCCGCCATGGTGCTCGTCTTGGTGGTGAACGCGTACTTGCGGGTGGCGGCTTCGTA contains these protein-coding regions:
- a CDS encoding DUF2505 domain-containing protein, translated to MAKDFTIRNEFFCDEDTFWEGVFLTEDFNRRLFLEVLKFPSWTATVKESGAGASKKIERIMNVVPRVGDLPAPLKKVMGDRFGYEETGTYEAATRKYAFTTKTSTMADKVHVHGSLHTEKLGDKHIARVAKVHVEVKIFMVGALAEEKFISDLRTSYETAARFTETYLKEKSLWTPPG